The Cohnella abietis genome has a segment encoding these proteins:
- the jag gene encoding RNA-binding cell elongation regulator Jag/EloR, with amino-acid sequence MKRLLASGKTVEDAIRSGLAQWGVKEDRVNIKVLEQASKGLFGLIGVRDAKVELELLPDGVEEAISFLSEVSAAMELTVSVERVDENDAVRINITGSDLGILIGRRGQTLDSLQYLVNIVANRHSNHHLRIVLDAEQFRERRRQTLEVLSERMAQRAIRTRKEIMLEPMTSQERKIIHARLQSNPNVKTFSQGDEPNRRIVIAPK; translated from the coding sequence ATGAAAAGGCTCCTGGCATCGGGAAAAACGGTAGAAGATGCAATTCGTAGCGGTCTCGCCCAATGGGGTGTTAAAGAAGACCGAGTGAATATTAAGGTATTGGAACAAGCCAGTAAAGGACTGTTCGGGCTCATAGGAGTCAGAGATGCAAAAGTAGAGTTGGAATTGCTGCCTGATGGAGTGGAAGAAGCTATTAGCTTCCTAAGTGAAGTTTCGGCAGCGATGGAGCTTACCGTTTCTGTTGAACGGGTGGATGAGAATGATGCAGTGCGGATTAACATTACAGGCTCCGACTTGGGCATTCTAATCGGTCGACGTGGACAGACATTGGATTCTCTGCAATACCTAGTTAACATTGTGGCTAATCGCCACTCGAATCATCATCTTCGCATCGTACTTGATGCCGAGCAATTTCGTGAGCGCAGACGTCAGACGTTGGAGGTACTCTCCGAACGTATGGCTCAGCGTGCCATTCGCACACGCAAAGAAATAATGTTAGAACCGATGACTTCACAGGAAAGAAAGATCATTCATGCACGGCTACAATCGAACCCGAATGTCAAAACCTTTAGTCAAGGGGACGAACCTAACCGGCGTATCGTAATTGCACCGAAGTAA
- a CDS encoding YidC/Oxa1 family membrane protein insertase, which produces MPVSLRGEFLVLLRNRKWWIVISGLTLLMFLTGCTAATEAITTDQMSGSGSWWTRNVVYWFSLMLDKFAEWFGGEYGLSILLLTIIVRTIILPLMIKQYKNTKAMQALQPEMKKVREKYKDDPKKQQEEMMKLYQTNQVNPLAGCLPLIVQMPIFIALYTSINKNIEIREHTFIGFELGLSPNNSGHWYYYLIPLAAAITTLIQSVMMSKQQTMVGPMKGLMYIFPVMIFVMAINFPVALPLYWIYSNIYTIIQNYFMYSRSPKPAVVDDAVAPKQNQKSKKSGKGKEARGK; this is translated from the coding sequence ATGCCGGTTTCTCTAAGAGGGGAGTTTTTAGTTTTGTTGCGAAATCGCAAATGGTGGATTGTTATCAGTGGTTTAACGCTGCTGATGTTTTTAACAGGCTGTACGGCAGCCACTGAGGCAATAACGACGGATCAAATGAGTGGAAGCGGTTCTTGGTGGACTCGCAATGTCGTTTATTGGTTCTCACTCATGTTGGACAAGTTTGCTGAGTGGTTTGGCGGAGAATATGGTTTATCTATTTTATTGCTTACCATTATTGTAAGGACAATAATCCTTCCATTAATGATCAAACAATATAAAAATACGAAAGCCATGCAAGCTCTTCAACCGGAAATGAAGAAGGTTCGTGAGAAGTACAAGGACGATCCGAAGAAACAGCAAGAAGAAATGATGAAGCTGTATCAGACGAACCAGGTAAATCCATTGGCCGGATGTTTGCCGCTAATCGTTCAAATGCCAATATTCATTGCGTTATATACTTCGATTAACAAAAATATCGAAATTAGAGAGCATACGTTCATTGGATTTGAATTAGGACTATCGCCTAACAATTCGGGGCATTGGTATTACTATCTGATTCCACTAGCTGCTGCTATTACGACTCTTATTCAATCTGTAATGATGTCTAAGCAGCAAACGATGGTTGGACCGATGAAGGGCCTTATGTATATCTTCCCGGTAATGATCTTCGTTATGGCGATTAACTTCCCAGTCGCATTGCCGCTTTACTGGATATACAGTAACATCTACACGATTATTCAAAATTATTTCATGTATTCGCGTTCCCCTAAGCCTGCTGTTGTTGATGATGCTGTTGCTCCAAAGCAAAATCAAAAATCAAAAAAAAGCGGCAAAGGTAAGGAGGCCCGTGGCAAATGA